The genomic region ataaaaatattcaCACAAGATGATCAAGGGAATTACATTGAACTGACTCCAGAACACTGCAATATTGATATAACTTCAACTGgatcatttaaatataatgttGATTCATTAAAATGTACCAGAATTGAATATTATAATGAACTAGTTTGGGATAAAAGGATTAAGAGAGGTTATCCAATGACAATATGTTATAGTCttaaaatatcatttatGATTTATTTCAAAGGATATGTTTCTTTATATGAAAGAATAAATGGaatgttttatttaaaacatattAGAAGTAATAGAACAAAGGGATCCTAGATAAGTGAATTCTCTAATCGACAATATACCTAAatactaaaatattataatcaaatattataatctAATATTTCAATCTAACATTTACATTGTTCCAAATAAACAGttggtataaatttaaaactgATTCTGTTATAATTTCTCAAATCATAAAACAGATCTTaattcaatatattaaatttgtgtttaattttttactaaacTATTTTGTATACATTTGTTCATTTATACTCAAGATGATTAAACATCAGttacatttataattatataataattatatgatattgatatattttcaGATCCCCCATTgaatatacataattaatataatgaaaagtTACCGCTTAATAATTCACGTATTAATTTTCCTATTAATAGGATACTCTGGATGTTCTGATAAAACTACAGATAAACCAGATAATCTACACACAGAGCCTACATCCAGCTGTGACAATGATAATAATCAGGTAACTGAAACTACTGAACAATCTTGTCATCAACCTGTTAAGGATCCAAGAACAGAACCATACCCACAACCACAACAACCCACTCCTCAGGATGaaaaacattatttattaggaTCTAGACCTAGAAAAGATGGAGGAATAAATCTAGTTCCAATTACTCATCTGGAATATATACCACCCCAAGCTAAACAAGAACAACCAAGTCAACCTCAGTATTATCTACCACCTCAACCTCAAGAATATCAACCAATTCAACCTATATCACAACCACCTTATCAACACTATTATTCTGGATATGGACCAGAACCACCTACACATCAGTATGGACATTATGGTCCTCAACCAACTCAACCACAGTATCCAGGTTATCAACCTCAGCAATATTATCCTGAACCATATCAACAGTATCCACAGCCACAGTATTCAGGTTATACAGGTTATGATCCACCTCAAGGATACCAACCTACAGCTCCTCAGGGATATTATCATTCAGGTTATCAACCACCTCAACCAGGATATCAACCTTATCAATTATTTCCACCTCCACCTGTATCCGTACCTGTACAACAGTATCCACTACCACAACCACCTCTACCACATCAGCCTCATCAACCACCCGGTTATGAACCAGGATATTCTCCATATCAACCTTATCTACCACAACAACCTTATCCTGCACAGCAGTATCCAGAATATTATCCTGGACCTCAATATCCTCCACCTCATCAACCTATTCAACCACAGCTAGGATATCAACCTCAGCAACCATATTATCCTGGACCAGAACCATATCAACCACAACCATATTATACTGGGACACAACATCATGCATATCAACAACAGCCTCAACAACAACCTGGTCCACAATATCCTCCACCTCAGTATCAACCTAGTCATCCTTATGGACCTTATCAACCGCCTCCGCCACAACCTTATGAACCACAATATCAACCACCACAACCACCAATGCAACAACCACAGCAACCTCTACCACCAATTCCAATTCCTCAACCACCATCTCAAGGACCTACTCAACCTGTACATGTAGCTATACCTCCACCTCTACCACCACAAACTAGTCAACCTCAGTATCCCGGATATCAACTTCAACAACCTTATGAACCTCAACCACCTCCTCAAGGACCTACTCAACATCCACAACAGCCACAACCATATTATACTGGACCACCTACTCAACCTCCACAGCCAGGACCTGCGTATCCACAATATTATCCAGGATATGGACCACAACCTAGTCAAGGACCCCCTAAACCTCAAGCTGTACAACATCCTCAACCTAGTCAACCCAGTCAAATTACTCAGCCTACTCATCCACCTAAACCTCCCACTCATATAGTATCCCAATATCAACCTAGACTTACTGCACCATTAAGTCAACCTTCAAATCTTGGACCTGGTATCTTAGGTCCAGCTCCTGGTCCATTAAGAGATCCTTCAGTTCTACTACAAAATCTAAgtcataaatatattagacCATCAACACCTCATACTGAATCATCAAAAGCACAAACACCTAAACCAACTACTCAAACTGAAGACTCTCAAGATGAACAGACTAAAGAACCTACTCAAACTGAAGAATCTACAGAACCTACTCAAGAACATACTCAAGAACATACTGAAACTCCGCAAAAACATACTCAAACTCAACAAACACCTACTACCGAACCATCTGAGTTACATCCAGAAACTATTCCAGTAGAAATTGGatcagatgaagatgaagaacCTCCAGAACCTCCTGGACCTGGAGATGGAGATCAACCACCAGATAAACCTGAAGGTGGTGGAGATGAACCTGAGGAACCTAAagatgatgatgaagataaaGAACCACCTAAAGATGTTAAAaggtgtaaaataataactCTTATGAAGATGAATGAGGAAGGTAACTTAGTTCCAATGACTGAAGGTGATTATGAAATTTTACGTGACAATGACGATGCTGTCAAATATACATTCACTCCAACACTTGAAGAACTACATTGTGATGGTGAGGTTGTATATAAGCATATATCAAGAAATAGAAAAACTTCATCACTTATTTACAACAGAGTACGACATCACTTtctattaaaaaatgatcTAGGGATGTATGTATGTAACTACAGAAAAGGTGTCTGGAGTGTTTTTAATCACAAATTTTTACACTTGATTTACATATTCACAAAAGATGCTTACGGAAATGATATGTTTCTAACCAGTGAACATTATACCAATGATATTGGTGATAGAGGttcttttaaatatatatttaaggCAGGTGTAAGGTGTACTAAAATCATGTATAGAAACCAATTAGTTTGGGAAAAAACGGATGATACTGATAATTATCCcatacatttttatattaacctcaaatattatttttatatattatttaatgatcatgtttacaaatattcaaaaaGAGGTACTGAATATCATCCCTTTTCGGATAATCTTAGAAGacaaaaaaaataattaagttaaGAAATTACACTTAATCACATAGTTAAGTATTTTCAAGACTAAGGACTCCAAAGATAACgttaacattttaatatcatatcacaaaataaatatatgttaaTAGTTTACTTAGTTAGCTTACTTAAATGGGTTTATTGAGTTGAAACAGATTCATAATAGCTTAGTGTTAAGAAATCACTCATTCTAAGATGATATTGATCCAAAAATTCAAACTTATAAACAAATTCATTGTTAATAAGAATACTGAGTTTATATACGACAAAGCCGAATTCCaaattaagaaattaaaCTACCATAAATCTGTATCAATTCTAAATCATAACATCTGAATATACATACATACATATACAAGTGTATATTGACTAGTGTATAACTACATTGGTAATAAATTCCAATTCATTCAAGTGATCTTGGACATCGGATATGAATTTTGTTAGGCACTAGTGAATTATGATTATTAGAATCTAAAGGTTGTGACTAACATTAGTATTAGATGTGTCCGATTGGCAGTTTGTAATCTTTTGCAAACATTTAGGTACCAAATTAGttattctaaaattaaaacttaTGTTATTTTCTTGGACTGAAATTTTTAGTAACTCTAGGTGCTACTGATGAGAAGTAACTGGGTCCTAGATATTGTAGATAGCATTCTAGTCATTCAAGGCACATATAGGGTGCTAAGACAACATGGTAGTATAGTTTTATGGCTACAATGGGCAGTGTTAATATGTATAGAGTTAATTAATAGTTACTAATTGTTACGGTGAGAGTTACTGAGCTAGTAATTCGCTATTGACAGTTTTATTGAgtatttttagttaatcttttaatataaataataatataattagtaaattattatcctAGTATTATCAGTAGTAAATTAGTAGTTTTAAGACCATAAATAtcttattatttaaacacatatattattattagttatagtatgtattttaggtaaattattaactagTTATGTATCGAAAGAGACTGGAAagttataattattattctcaATATTTTGATCAAGTGATTTTCTGTTAAATTCTTActaattttgatattttagCATATTTTATTCCCCAGCCCAATATGTCTTAACAAAGAATGAGATTTTTCTTGAATTGGTAGCCTGAATGAAAAAATGGATTATATCGCTAAATTTActgtattatattacatttttcCATCAGTGGAATTTTGTAGAATCTCAGCCTGTAAAAGGTGCTTCTACAACACCTGATTCTGCTGAGTCATCAGATACATCTTCAGTCAGTCATGTTACTCTTGACGTAAACTCTAGTCAGTCCACTAATGACTTTGAGTACTTAAGGAATGCTGAATTTAGGACATTCACTCCTAAAGCTGGTCATGTATTCAGTAAGGTAATGATGGATAATGCTGAACTATGGTCTGCTAAACCGGGAGATCACGCACTTAAGGCAGTACTCATGGGTTCAGGTAATAAGCCGAAACACCTTGCCTTACTCCTTCAGAGTGGTAACTTTgtactattatataattctgATATGGATAAACCTTGGGATGACCTAACTGCTGATAAACAGGATGTCACTAAGCTTAAGTTCCTTGGTGACAATGATGCTGAGCTCACCAAGTCTGATTACAAAGTTGATTTAGTAGATCTATCATTCACCTTCGCATTCAACACAGGAGTCGTCTGTAAGAAGGTCACATACAGTGATACTCCACTTTGGTCACATAGCGATGATTCTAAGTTTGCATCATTAAAGTCACTTGCTTTAGATCTTGCCAAAGATAAGTTCTTTGTCAAGAATTCCTCAGATGAAACTAAGGAACTCACCAAAGCTAAGGTCACTGTTGACCTCAATGCTACTCAGTCCACAAATGAGTTTGAATATAGTGAACAGAATGGTGTTGTCACATACACACCTAAATCTTGCCGTGTATTCAACAAGGTTATGGATGCCACCAAAGTTGTTTGTCAATCCAGTGATGATGTATATGGTACCTTGGTTAGGACTAAGACTGTGGATAGTGTGAAATTCCTCGTTGTCCTACTTGATAACCATATGTTCAAACTATTCCATCTTGATTCTGGTGAATGGCATGATCTTACCAAAGATAGGTTGGATGTCTCTAAACTTAGATTCTTCGGTGAGAATGGTTCTGAACTCAAGTCTTCAAACTTAGAAGTTTCCTTAGttgatttatcatataCCTTCACTTTCAAGTCTAATGTCAAATGTAGAATGGTCAAGCTATTAGAACTTGAGGTTTGGAAACACTGTGATGATTCTGCATTTGGTGAATTAAAGTCACTTCACCTAGATCTTCCATCAAATAAGTTATTTGTCAAGAATTCCTCAGATGAATCAAAGGAACTCTCTGTTAAGGTAGCCCTTGATGTTAATGTTACTGAGTCCACAGATAAGTTTGACTTTAGTGAACATAACGGTCTTGTTACATTCACACCTAAACCTGACCATGTATTCTCTAAGGTATCTCAGGGTACCACTGTAGTCTGGGAATCCAGTGGTTGTCTCTATGGTTCATTGGTCATGTCAAAGACTAAGGCTGTTAAATTCCTAGCCGTCCTAATGACTAATAGTTCATTCTCACTGTTCCACCTAGATGATGGTAACTGGAAAGATGTCACTTCTATGAGACATGATGTTACTAAGCTGAAATTCTATGGTGAGAATGATTCTGTTCTCTCATCATCAGATTTCGAGGTTATGTTAGTCAACCTATCCTATACGTACATGTTCAATGATGCTTCGAAGTGTAAGAAGGTCTTGTTAGGAGATCTTGAGCTTTGGAAACATAGTGATGACTCCAGTTTCTCATTAAAGAAACTTTCACTTGATCTTCCTTCAAATAAATTCAGTGTCATGAATTCCTCTGATGAGTCAAAGGAAGTTACTGTCAAGGCCTCTGTTGACGTAGAGAAGACTGAGAGTACTGATCAGTTCCATCACTCCAGCCATGCTGAATATACTACATTCCAACCTAGGTCCGGCTTTGTATTCACCAAAGTATCACATGGAACTAGTCTTGTTTGGGAATCCACTGATGGTGTCTTTGGTACCTTAGTAAGAACTAAGACCACTCATGATGGTAGGTTACTTGCTGTCCTACTTACCAATCATAGTTTCAAATTCTTCAATGAGGAGTCTGGTCAGTGGAAAGATCTCAGTGATTCTAGACGTGATGTTTCTAAGCTCAAGTTCCTTGGAGAGAATGATGCTGAACTAACTTCCTCTCACTACAAGGTTATGTTAGTCGACCTATTATTTACCTACTCATTCAATCCTGATGTAGACTGCAGAAAGGTCAAGTATGGTAATGAATTTGTTTGGAAGAATActgatgataaaaattttcagtCCATGAAGTCACTTTCACTGGACCTTCCTAATGACAAGTTCTTTGTCAAGAATTCTTCAAATCAGACTAAGCAGGTAGGTGTCAAGGTCGCCCTTGATGTCACGAAGAGTCAGTCTACCAGTGAGTTCCATCACAGTGAACAGAGTGGAGTCGTTACATTCACACCTACACCTGGCCATATGTTCAGTAAGGTATCTCATGGTACCGATCCTGTCTGGGAATCCTTGGATGTCTGCAGTACCTTGGTAAGAACCAAGACTGTGGACAGTGTTAAATTCCTAGCCGTCTTAATGACcaataatatgttcaaaCTCTTCAAACTTGAGGAAGGCAAGTTTAATGATGTAACTTCTAAGAGGCATGATGTTAAGATGCTCAGATTCCTTGGTGAAAATGATGTTGACCTTATGTTGTCTGACTTCTTAGTAACTGTCGTTGACCTATCATATAAATTCACATTCAAAGATGGAGTCAAATGTCTTGCCGTTAAGTACTCCAATCGTGTTGTTTGGAGACATACTGACGACCCCTCATTTGGTGAATTAAAGTCACTTCAACTAGATCTTCCAACTAATAGATTCCTCGTAAAAAATTCCTCTGGTGAGTCAAAGGAACTCAACATCAATGTTGGTCTTGACCTAACGACTAGTCACAGCACTGGTCAGTTCAACTTCAATGAAGACAGTGGTGTAGTTACTTTCAGTCCTAAGCCTGGTTATGTATTCTACAAGGTATCTGACGGCCCCAAGGATGTTTGGGAATCTACAGATGCCTATGGTACCTTGGCTATGACTAAGTCTGTAGATGATAAGAAATTCCTAGGTCTACTACTTGAAAATAGTTTGTTCAAAGTATTACATCTAGTGTCTGGTGAGTGGCAGGATCTCACTGCTTCCAGACGTGATGTCTCTAAACTTAAGTTCCTCGGTGACAACGATAGTGAACTGGCCAAGACTTCGTATGATGTTTCCTTACATGATTTATCATATACCTTCTCATTCAAGTCTGGAGCCAATTGTAAAAAGGTAACATACAGTGATGTTCCAATGTGGACACACACTGACGATCCTAAGTTCTCATCATTGAAATCACTTTCACTAGATCTTCCTAAGGACAAGTTCTTTGTCAAGAATTCCTCAGATGAGAAAAAGGAACTTACCGTCAAGCTAGCTCTAGATGTTAATGCTACTCAGTCTACCACTGAGTTCATGCATTCAGATAAGGATGGATTTGTCACATTCACTCCTAAGCCTGATCATTTGTTCACAA from Theileria annulata chromosome 1, complete sequence, *** SEQUENCING IN PROGRESS *** harbors:
- a CDS encoding Theileria-specific sub-telomeric protein, SVSP family (Signal peptide predicted for TA18860 by SignalP 2.0 HMM (Signal peptide probability 0.977, signal anchor probability 0.020) with cleavage site probability 0.594 between residues 21 and 22); its protein translation is MKSYRLIIHVLIFLLIGYSGCSDKTTDKPDNLHTEPTSSCDNDNNQVTETTEQSCHQPVKDPRTEPYPQPQQPTPQDEKHYLLGSRPRKDGGINLVPITHLEYIPPQAKQEQPSQPQYYLPPQPQEYQPIQPISQPPYQHYYSGYGPEPPTHQYGHYGPQPTQPQYPGYQPQQYYPEPYQQYPQPQYSGYTGYDPPQGYQPTAPQGYYHSGYQPPQPGYQPYQLFPPPPVSVPVQQYPLPQPPLPHQPHQPPGYEPGYSPYQPYLPQQPYPAQQYPEYYPGPQYPPPHQPIQPQLGYQPQQPYYPGPEPYQPQPYYTGTQHHAYQQQPQQQPGPQYPPPQYQPSHPYGPYQPPPPQPYEPQYQPPQPPMQQPQQPLPPIPIPQPPSQGPTQPVHVAIPPPLPPQTSQPQYPGYQLQQPYEPQPPPQGPTQHPQQPQPYYTGPPTQPPQPGPAYPQYYPGYGPQPSQGPPKPQAVQHPQPSQPSQITQPTHPPKPPTHIVSQYQPRLTAPLSQPSNLGPGILGPAPGPLRDPSVLLQNLSHKYIRPSTPHTESSKAQTPKPTTQTEDSQDEQTKEPTQTEESTEPTQEHTQEHTETPQKHTQTQQTPTTEPSELHPETIPVEIGSDEDEEPPEPPGPGDGDQPPDKPEGGGDEPEEPKDDDEDKEPPKDVKRCKIITLMKMNEEGNLVPMTEGDYEILRDNDDAVKYTFTPTLEELHCDGEVVYKHISRNRKTSSLIYNRVRHHFLLKNDLGMYVCNYRKGVWSVFNHKFLHLIYIFTKDAYGNDMFLTSEHYTNDIGDRGSFKYIFKAGVRCTKIMYRNQLVWEKTDDTDNYPIHFYINLKYYFYILFNDHVYKYSKRGTEYHPFSDNLRRQKK